In Palaemon carinicauda isolate YSFRI2023 unplaced genomic scaffold, ASM3689809v2 scaffold194, whole genome shotgun sequence, a single genomic region encodes these proteins:
- the LOC137635904 gene encoding proteoglycan 4-like: ITAGEVRLAVKQMKKGKASRPDNITLDLKPDADEPIQIVPNNPLSSVFQEKEESSGFSHPNDEFLEGSQGSGTTHHGGVTTMMGRTSDYPEQTSAVPIPPTLSTSGNPPATAGSGNPTGPSTSGNPPTTVGPGNSPASPTSGNPPTTVGPGNSPASSTSGNPPTTVGPGNSPASPTSGNPPTTVGPGNSPASPTSGNPPTTVGPGNSPASPTSGNPPTTVGPGNSPASPTSGNPPTTVGPGNSPASPTSGNPPTTVGPGNSPASPTSGNPPTTAEPEDTSPSPTSGNPPIPPQSSGPPNTIPAAQTSPIATTIQSPTVNPVTTAEPPTITANPTSTRKPSTTTANPITNLESSTTTANPTTTQKPSTTTANPTTISEHTTTTTNPTTTLESSTTTTNPTITLEPTTTIANPTTTLEPTPTTANPITNLESSTTTANPTTSLEPTTTTAYITTTLEPATTTANRTTILEPISTTANPTTTPQPTNTTANPTTTPEPTTKNTNPTTTHEPTTTTANTTTTLEPSTTTTNPTTTLEPTTTTANLTTTPEPTTTIVNLTTTPEPTTTTANLTTTPEPTTTTANLTTTPEPTTTTANHTTTPEPTTTNTNPTTTHEPTTTTANLTTTHEPTTTTDNTTTTLEPSLLLPVIILSLEPPTACFYHPVNFAFLDIEESQMLTRPSFLKCTICIE; encoded by the exons gtTCAGGTACCACGCACCATGGTGGAGTGACTACTATGATGGGCCGGACTTCTGATTATCCGGAGCAAACTTCCGCTGTTCCGATTCCACCAACGCTTTCTACGTCTGGCAATCCTCCAGCAACAGCAGGATCTGGAAACCCCACAGGCCCTTCAACGTCTGGCAATCCTCCAACAACAGTAGGACCTGGAAACTCTCCAGCATCGCCAACGTCTGGCAATCCTCCAACAACAGTAGGACCTGGAAACTCTCCAGCATCATCAACGTCTGGCAATCCTCCAACAACAGTAGGACCCGGAAACTCTCCAGCATCACCAACGTCTGGCAATCCTCCAACAACAGTAGGCCCCGGAAACTCTCCAGCATCACCAACGTCTGGCAATCCTCCAACAACAGTAGGACCCGGAAACTCTCCAGCATCACCAACGTCTGGCAATCCTCCAACAACAGTAGGACCCGGAAACTCTCCAGCATCACCAACGTCTGGCAATCCTCCAACAACAGTAGGACCTGGAAACTCTCCAGCATCACCAACGTCTGGCAATCCTCCAACAACAGTAGGACCTGGAAACTCTCCAGCATCACCAACATCTGGCAATCCTCCAACAACAGCAGAACCTGAAGACACCTCACCATCACCAACATCTGGCAATCCTCCAATACCTCCTCAATCATCAGGGCCACCGAATACAATACCTGCGGCACAGACCTCACCTATAGCTACGACAATCCAATCTCCAACAGTAAATCCTGTAACCACGGCTGAACCTCCAACAATAACTGCAAATCCCACAAGCACACGGAAACcttcaacaacaactgcaaatcctatAACCAATCTTGAATCTTCAACAACAAcggcaaatcccacaaccacacagAAACcttcaacaacaactgcaaatccaaCAACCATATCAGAAcatacaacaacaaccacaaatcccacaaccacacttgaatcttcaacaacaactacaaatcccACAATCACACTTGAACCTACAACAACAattgcaaatcccacaaccacacttgaacctacaccaacaactgcaaatcccataACCAATCTTGAATCTTCAACAACAACGGCAAATCCTACAACCTCActtgaacctacaacaacaactgcatatATCACAACCACACTTGAACCTGCAACAACAACTGCGAATCGCACAACCATACTTGAACCTATatcaacaactgcaaatcccacaactaCACCTCAACCTACAAatacaactgcaaatcccacaactaCACCGGAACctacaacaaaaaatacaaatcccacaaccacacatgaacctacaacaacaactgctaaTACCACAACCACACTTGAGCcttcaacaacaactacaaatcccacaaccacacttgaacctacaacaacaactgcgaatctcacaaccacaccagaacctacaacaacaattGTGAATCTCACaaccacaccagaacctacaacaacaactgcaaatctcacaaccacaccagaacctacaacaacaacggCAAATCTCACaaccacaccagaacctacaacaacaactgcaaatcacACAACCACACCGGAacctacaacaacaaatacaaatcccacaaccacacatgaacctacaacaacaactgcaaatctcaCAACCACAcatgaacctacaacaacaactgataATACCACAACCACacttgagccttca CTGCTCCTGCCTGTGATTATTCTCAGTTTGGAACCTCCCACAGCATGCTTCTACCACCCAGTTAATTTTGCATTCCTCGATATAGAGGAGTCTCAGATGCTGACCAGGCCATCATTCTTGAAATGCACAATTTGTATCGAGTGA